Proteins encoded within one genomic window of Spirulina major PCC 6313:
- a CDS encoding mechanosensitive ion channel family protein, with translation MDATAPTELTIPTALLTKVLIGIGASLGVVLLILLVRSLINQLLQRLPRQTTVIYQQLIAPDLLLVLLITLLGVGDVTLVYIPLNYWWWLGETALGFIFGTLLIIFGFRFFRRLFDEYLLDNAIQSQRKVNSEVLNVTKAIANLLLVVIVVIIFAQVHRVNIVGLLASLGVGGLAIAFAAQKTLEQILGGIVLYLDRPFVVDDYIGLPDGTFGRVESVGLRSTKIRTSGKGTLVIVPNSSLASANIENFTGAKKVISLFYLTVNRQIEDSEKAFVRQIILNSTQDILGIDPRSTEVSFRNLIEPGVSIKTQAQINFFILGSGDVSMDLRRQVLDMAKQNVTRQLTDYGIEFSLEERTLNVDSPITI, from the coding sequence ATGGATGCCACTGCTCCCACTGAACTGACGATTCCCACGGCACTGCTGACCAAAGTTTTGATTGGGATCGGTGCGAGTTTGGGGGTTGTGTTGTTGATTTTGTTGGTGCGATCGCTCATTAACCAACTCCTCCAACGCCTCCCCCGTCAAACCACCGTCATTTATCAACAACTCATCGCCCCCGACTTGCTCCTCGTTCTGCTCATTACCCTGTTGGGCGTGGGAGATGTCACCTTGGTGTATATTCCCCTTAACTATTGGTGGTGGCTCGGTGAAACCGCCTTGGGGTTTATTTTTGGCACATTATTAATTATTTTTGGATTTCGCTTTTTTCGTCGTCTGTTTGATGAATATCTCCTCGATAATGCGATCCAAAGTCAGCGCAAAGTGAATAGTGAAGTGCTGAATGTGACGAAAGCGATCGCGAATCTCTTGCTCGTCGTCATTGTCGTGATTATCTTCGCCCAAGTGCATCGAGTAAACATCGTCGGACTGCTGGCCAGTTTAGGCGTTGGGGGGTTAGCGATCGCCTTCGCCGCCCAAAAAACCCTAGAGCAAATCCTCGGCGGCATCGTCCTCTATTTAGACCGCCCCTTTGTCGTCGATGACTACATTGGTTTGCCCGATGGTACGTTTGGCCGCGTCGAATCCGTCGGCCTGCGATCCACCAAAATCCGCACCTCCGGTAAAGGTACGCTTGTCATCGTCCCCAACAGTTCCCTCGCCTCCGCCAACATCGAAAACTTTACCGGCGCGAAAAAAGTAATTTCTCTCTTTTATCTCACCGTTAACCGTCAGATTGAAGATTCAGAAAAAGCCTTCGTCCGTCAGATCATTCTCAACAGTACCCAAGACATTCTGGGCATCGATCCGCGCAGCACCGAAGTCTCTTTTCGGAACTTAATAGAGCCAGGTGTTTCCATCAAAACCCAAGCGCAAATCAACTTTTTCATCCTGGGGTCTGGGGATGTTTCCATGGATTTACGCCGCCAAGTGTTAGATATGGCCAAGCAAAATGTGACGCGGCAACTCACTGACTACGGTATTGAATTTTCCTTGGAAGAACGGACGCTGAATGTTGATTCCCCTATCACGATTTAA